A single genomic interval of Chitinophaga sp. 180180018-3 harbors:
- the hpt gene encoding hypoxanthine phosphoribosyltransferase yields the protein MSVIKVHDKQFQPYIGAVELQQRIKEMAEQISSDLKNERPLFIAILNGSFMFAADIFKHLNIDAEISFIKLASYKGTKSTGNVVQAIGLDEDLFGRTVVILEDIVDTGKTLSQFLPQLEHQQPKKLLVASLLTKPDAMVFPIRIDYLGFSVPDKFLLGYGLDYDGLGRNLPEIYQLVE from the coding sequence ATGTCAGTGATCAAGGTACACGACAAGCAGTTTCAGCCCTATATCGGTGCCGTTGAATTGCAGCAACGTATTAAAGAGATGGCAGAACAAATCAGCAGCGATTTGAAAAACGAACGCCCGCTGTTTATCGCCATCCTGAATGGCTCCTTTATGTTTGCCGCAGATATTTTTAAACATCTCAATATCGACGCAGAGATCTCATTCATTAAACTGGCTTCCTATAAGGGAACTAAGTCAACCGGCAATGTGGTACAGGCAATCGGCCTGGATGAAGACCTGTTCGGGCGTACAGTGGTGATCCTGGAAGATATTGTGGATACCGGCAAGACCCTCAGCCAGTTCCTGCCACAACTGGAGCATCAGCAACCAAAGAAATTGCTGGTAGCATCCCTGCTTACCAAGCCCGATGCAATGGTATTCCCCATCAGGATAGATTATCTGGGCTTTTCTGTACCCGATAAATTTCTGTTGGGTTATGGCCTCGATTATGATGGGCTTGGCCGCAATCTTCCGGAAATATATCAACTGGTGGAGTAG